Below is a genomic region from Prunus dulcis unplaced genomic scaffold, ALMONDv2, whole genome shotgun sequence.
GGACCCGGCCTGTTTCGTGGAAGTTTCCGGCTACTACAGTGGCGGATGGAGGCTGAGGAGGGGCAGGGCtgatagagggaagtgaggtggttcgtttgggaccggtattgcctgaaacggtggtctgagttgggagaaatcgctCTCTAAAGTCGGCTGGTCGAGATGGTTCGAGAGAGTGcagctgggtttataaaaactgaacttcgaaatatttacggttctgccactgagactcttttgaccataactccttcgttacaactccgattcgggtctactccgtgtctacggactcgtttcgccgtgctctacgcaacggtgtaatcgaaattaccaaattctttctcgatcaaaaagtcaacttttcccctattaaataatgcaagggcaaaattgtcttttcgctaaaagatattttctttactttttagatattttctttctttttagatattttgttttgggttcttacacagTCACTGTTGGTGGACAGAGTTGATGTGGTTGACTGAAAGATGAAGACTGGCATATGGTGCAGCACCTCCTGTAAgtatcttctctttttcatgaGGGATATTCGATCATATCTCTTCTGTTCCTTGTTTGTTATTTTagaactgaatttttttaaactcttTGTGAAGTATATTTAGTGGAAAAACTGCATGTGGTTAGAAGAGTTGGTAATTTGCACATTTTGTGAAACATAAACTAATTAGATAAGTGCATGAAGGTAGTAAATTGCTATGAAGTACATGGATACAAGtatttttggtttattgtGGTGATTGGAAATTTCGTCACAGAAGTAGTAATCTATTTCAAGTTTGTTTTGGTTCACTGAAACTGGTATATTTGATAagacattaaaaaaacactATTCTTGAGTTATGGAATCATGGAATTAAGTGATCCACCTGTTACAAGTTGCACCTTGCCACTCTTCAGAAAAGTTTATAATCTGCAGTTCTGCCCCCTTTCcttgaatttaaattgatgaaactttttctttttgtaaacATGCATAAGCTTAAATAGTATGCTCTCATGAAATCCTTaacttctctctttctctcccccAACCTGGTGCAGCTCTCCCAAATACCGTATCCCGGTGGTGTGAAGTTACCTGAGGCTCCTGCTCCGCCAATTTGTGTTGTAATTATTTCACTATTGTAACTTGATTTGAACTTTTCTGTTCAATTTggagttgaacttgaacttttctattcaatttggagttgaacttgaactgatgaatatgtatttgtattttgtgttGTAATTATTTCACTTTTGTAACTTGATTTGAACTTTTCTGTTCAATTTggagttgaacttgaacttttctattcaatttggagttgaacttgaactaattaatatatatttgtatttaattatttacttaGGTTGTATTTGGGGGAAGTTTTATCAAActgttaaaattattaatttagttataataaaaaatgaacagGTGCCGGGTTACATGGGTTgggtcgtgtcaacccgtTTATAAACGGGTCGTGTTTGGGTTCACAATTTCTGACCcatttattaaacgggtcgtgtcaacccgtTTATAAACGGGTCGTGTTTGGGTTCACAATTTCTGACTcatttattaaacgggtcgtgtTCGGGTTGACCATTTCTGACCTGTTTAAAATTTCGACAAGACACGAACtcgacacgacacgacccatTGCCACGCCTAGCTGTAGGTGCTACTTTGGTTTTATATCAATAAGCAGTCGCTTATCCTAACCCTAAAATCTTAGCAGTAAAATTCAAGTAGTTTGAGCTTAGATAACACCCTTTGTAATCTCCTCTAAGATTGTATAGGTTTATTATGattcaaaaatcaaataattgtTCAAATTTATTCTGTACATAAGAAATGAGGTTGAGGGTATTCTACTGTAATTTTTCTACAAAATCATCAAACCCCCAATTTTTCTCAAACATGAGATAACAGGATATGTGGTGTCCACTAGAAATGAACAAGTAAAAAGGGGTTCATTATCAACTCCTCTGGCAAAATGTTAATAGCAATTATACTAAATGACCACAacaaatgaaggaaaaaagctAAGCTAACACAACTCTTAAATCATACAACCCAGATTCCTAAGAAACAATAAACTCAGAACTTGgttaataaaatttttaagGGCAAATATTGCAATTGGCAATTTCCTAGCGCAAATCTGTCTAGTCAAGTTCAATCATAGTTGCTAGGATTGGTTGAAGGTTGCCTACAAAGGTTTGCTCATGACGCAGGACAGTGCAAGGGTGCGCGTCTGTGACTACTAATTTTTGGGGTTAGTAGATGGGTTCATAAATCGATATATCAAAAACTACTCTTTTAATTTCCTAATTATTGCATTACCAATTTACCATGGACACTTCTCTTTGGACcaaaaaagaccaaaaaatttcagaaattaaAACACAGTTTGAATGCAGATTTTCACATACGCACTCGAGCTTGGTCCATGAACGCTAGAGTCTACAGAAAACATGtcaaattcagatattatcctaGAACCATTGATTCTTTTAAGAACCATAAAGATCAAATCCTtgagcaaacaaaacaaacttcCAAGCACCGACATAACAAAACTGAGAATATGAATTAAGATAAACTGATGTCTTTATCAAACCTACAAAGGACTGGCATATTATTCATCAAAGGAATGCTAAAATACATGATAACCAAAGATAATATAAAGTCTCAAATCATGCCCCAAGAAACAAGAAATGAGCAGATATAAAATATCTTCCTAGCAATCCTCTCACACTAGAACACTCCATGCTCCAATCCTGCAATGAGAAACAAAGGGTAAGGATAAATCAACAGTGAGGATTCGTATCTCAAACAAATTGTCCATAAAATGATTACTTGATTACAAACTGTAAATATACTTACATATTTTGTTGAAGGCTACAATGTCACAGCTCTGGACATACTCATTAATTGGTTCAACAGTAAGTTGTTCCTCAATAAGAGTGTCAACAGAGACCAGGTCATCAACAATTGTTAGCATTATTTGCAACTTCTTTATTCCATACCCAACAGCTACAAGTTTGGCTGCAGAATCaacaagataataaataaCCAAATTAGGAACATAAAGGCTGGTTTAGCATCAATCACGAGGACTACAAACTTCAAAACATTGACTTCCACATTGCTAGTGTATTAAGTGAATATCAATGGCCAAATTTTGTTGCTAACTATGGTTAGAAAATCTGGCCCTTAGCTTATACCTGCAATTAACTTAGATGAAAGAACTTACATGCTCCCCAATGCAAGCCTTCAATGTGAACACTTCTTACTGCCTCCTCAAGCTTTTTCATGTCAGTTTCATCATCCCATGGCTTCACATCCAACAGGACTGACGACTTTCCAGCTGACAatggaaaaatacaacaacAAACCTTCAGAAAACAAGATAGGAAACTAATATGAAAGGGAAGGAGCATGGAGTAGATGCCTTGATGGAAACTAATATGAAAGGGCTGAAAACAAGATAGGAAACTAATATGAAAGGGCTGAAAACAAGATAGGAAACTAATATGAAAGGGATCAAAATCAGATACGAAACTaacattctttcttttttgtagatGCCTTGATGGAAGCTGCACGCTCTTCAGCAgccttcttctcttcttcagtCTCTTCACCAAACAGAtccacatcatcatcatcgtctTCAGCAGCTGAGGCCTGAAAACCGTATCACATTCTAACACATGAGCATAACAATTGTATGCAATTTCTTAAAGCGGATAAAGCAATAATGGCCCAACCCTAACATTCCACATTATAAGCAAAAAAAGCAAACAGACAACTCAGTAAATTGGGCAGAAAAGTGCTTGCCTTTGTATCAGCCACAGGAGGTGTAGCAACTGCTTCCTCTGTGATGGGAGCAGATCCCTCAACAATGACACCAGAGCCTTGTCCAGAAACACCACTACAACAACAGACATAATCAAATAAGTCAAAGATTTAACACAAATATATGAGCTTTGAAGAGATCCATCATAATCTAATaataaagataaaagaaaCCCATCACAAGTTATAAGAACTTACGAAATCCTAAGAAGTGCAGTGATATGGTTGTACCACCGAGACACGTTCACAAATTCTGATGATGGAGGCTTTGAAAGAGCTGCATGGACAATGAGATCATCCTTTGAAGCTTCGTAGCCAGTGATGTAACTGCGGGCAAGCAAGTAGTCATCCAATTTCTTCAGGCCAACAGCCGAGTTGATGTCATGGAATGCGACTGCCATTGATAAGCCTTTTTGTGATTTTCCTACAACCCAGATACAAAAAATTTAGTCTTTCATCCATGGATGAGTTACAACTTACATACCCACTGATAAGTACCAAAATCAGCCAACTAATCTAATGCATAATTAGACAAAGCCCAACCGAACAAATATTGCCAAACATGATATCACTGACAAAAGAAGTGCTTTTAAAGATTTTATTCTGGAAAATTTTCTCAAACAATCAGTTCCAGAAGTAAAAGCAACTATTTGTATCCATAAAAACATAAACCCAGATACCAAAAATTCAGTCTTTCATCCATTGATGAGTTACAAACCCACTGATAGGTACAAAAATCACCCAACAAATACATAATTAGATAAATCCCACCAGAACAAATATTGCCAAACATTATATTACTGAAAAATAAGTgtttttgaagattttattCTGAAAAAATTTATCAACCATTGAGTTCCAGGAGTAAAAGCAACTACGCGTATCCGTAAAACCATAAACTTCTAGAAAACTGTTTCAATTCAAATACTAAAGAGATTGATGAATCATATAGCCTAAAAGACTCTGACTTTATCAAAAGTAAGGATATTGAGCAACGAATTGAGCTTACCTTAAGCAGGAGGAGCAACTACAcagagaggaggagagagagatgaccGTTAATAAGTTGAGATTTCTATAGGGTTTCTAAGGATTATAAAGGCAATTACGGGTCTCCTGATATAATAAGGAGTCATCTAAATGGGGCGGGCCGGGCTGGGCCGACACAATCAGGTTACGGCCCAACATGTTTAAATCAGTAGAACATAACATGACATGAAAATGACGTCGTCCAAGTCTTCGGCTTGCTGTTAGTAAATCCTAGCTCGACAATAGCACTTTGAGTGCCTTGGTGGAGCTCCAGCCATACCCAATTCGATCAGCgttagaaagaaagagaagaagaagaagaagaagaagagaagagaagagagtgaTGCCGAAGAGAACAACACACACGTACTCGAGCGAGGACGCAGCTCCAGATGGACCTGACTCTGATCTCTTCGTCTACTACTGCAAGCACTGTGGATCTCACCTCCTCATAactggttctctctctctctctctcttgattGTAGTTGGGTTATTGTTTGAGCagaaattaatttgtttcaaaaaagaaattggtaAACAGAGCCGGTCCATTGATTTTGGAGGCCCTGTGCGAATATGGATGTCGAGGCCCTTTTCTTGGTTTGAGATTGTTGGGAATATGGGAGATACCgaaataaatttcaaactgacaaccttttttttttttttaatttgtaaacTCGACagctcctttctttctttcttaatcCTCTTAGAGTGTGAAATAGGATCGGAAAACTCATACACCAGAGCCTACTATGCTAAAATAAAACCGTCCGgcgattttttatttgttttattttgtcccATAAATATTGCCTGacgattttatttatttaaaaaaattagttgcGCAATGGGATGGGATGGGACAGTGCCTAATCTAATGGATAGATAAaagttttttaatacaaatacaaCCGATAGCGTAAATCACAAGACGGGGATTTC
It encodes:
- the LOC117613357 gene encoding elongation factor 1-delta 2-like codes for the protein MAVAFHDINSAVGLKKLDDYLLARSYITGYEASKDDLIVHAALSKPPSSEFVNVSRWYNHITALLRISGVSGQGSGVIVEGSAPITEEAVATPPVADTKASAAEDDDDDVDLFGEETEEEKKAAEERAASIKASTKKKESGKSSVLLDVKPWDDETDMKKLEEAVRSVHIEGLHWGASKLVAVGYGIKKLQIMLTIVDDLVSVDTLIEEQLTVEPINEYVQSCDIVAFNKI